The Paenibacillus uliginis N3/975 genome has a window encoding:
- a CDS encoding microcompartments protein gives MEFRIIKSPSKGTLDILLRRRGAPSSREVPQCDAVGLVQGRLIDMVWAADVAEKVVGVTVEDIRGSCPQNMILLAIFGDTASVEDAIAEIKQRSGKAGRKECDDCG, from the coding sequence GTGGAATTTCGGATTATCAAATCTCCTTCCAAGGGGACGCTGGACATTTTGCTTCGTCGCAGAGGAGCGCCCAGTAGTCGGGAAGTTCCCCAATGCGACGCGGTTGGACTAGTGCAGGGGAGACTGATTGATATGGTATGGGCCGCTGATGTAGCTGAAAAAGTGGTGGGCGTGACAGTGGAGGATATTCGCGGCAGCTGCCCGCAGAACATGATTCTTCTCGCCATTTTTGGTGACACGGCTTCCGTAGAGGATGCCATCGCCGAGATTAAGCAGAGGAGCGGAAAAGCGGGGAGGAAGGAATGCGATGATTGCGGCTGA
- a CDS encoding EutN/CcmL family microcompartment protein, which produces MIAAELIHNIWSTRKADSLVGMKLMLAEVIGGSDDGRRLIVVDTIGAGIGDRVIVCTGSSARKMLQTDDVPVDAVVVGIIDANCVFE; this is translated from the coding sequence ATGATTGCGGCTGAATTGATCCACAATATCTGGTCTACCCGTAAAGCAGATTCCCTTGTGGGAATGAAACTGATGCTGGCCGAGGTGATTGGTGGAAGCGACGACGGGCGCCGATTGATTGTCGTCGATACGATCGGCGCTGGCATAGGTGATCGAGTGATTGTCTGCACCGGCTCTTCGGCCCGCAAAATGCTGCAAACAGACGATGTTCCTGTGGATGCCGTCGTCGTCGGGATCATCGACGCGAACTGCGTGTTCGAATAA
- a CDS encoding cupin domain-containing protein: MKKLICAADVEEWVASGQKRCCIDSNTIVTPAARDRAIELGLEFTNEPCGTMSSEAAGCETQNDLDMNAIFKFFKILSEKGLVEKLLGTTLEPPYQAETDPTGLKLVRGRTVKMEAYETGTYGSKVYRQEVIGKPDCSMSAGFLTVDHDSFEQETAHEETYIVLEGSLDVTLNKRTFTAHEGDVLFIPKGVKATKGSTDCARMFYMTFPAGDPDRKLQ; this comes from the coding sequence GTGAAAAAACTGATATGCGCTGCGGATGTGGAAGAATGGGTGGCTTCCGGACAGAAGCGGTGCTGCATTGACAGTAACACGATTGTGACACCGGCGGCCCGAGATAGGGCAATAGAGCTGGGGTTAGAGTTTACCAATGAGCCTTGTGGGACTATGAGTTCCGAGGCCGCAGGCTGCGAAACTCAGAATGATCTCGACATGAATGCTATTTTTAAATTTTTCAAGATTTTATCGGAAAAAGGACTGGTTGAAAAGCTGTTGGGAACGACTCTTGAGCCACCTTATCAGGCGGAGACGGATCCGACTGGCTTGAAACTTGTGCGGGGTCGAACGGTAAAAATGGAAGCTTACGAAACGGGAACATACGGTTCCAAGGTATATCGTCAAGAGGTAATCGGGAAACCGGATTGTTCCATGAGCGCAGGGTTTCTGACTGTCGATCACGATAGCTTCGAGCAGGAGACGGCCCACGAAGAAACTTATATCGTGTTGGAAGGTTCGCTCGATGTCACTTTGAACAAGAGAACCTTCACTGCTCATGAGGGAGATGTACTCTTCATTCCCAAAGGGGTAAAAGCGACCAAGGGATCGACGGACTGCGCGAGAATGTTTTATATGACTTTTCCGGCAGGCGATCCTGATCGGAAGCTGCAGTAA